The proteins below are encoded in one region of Pleuronectes platessa chromosome 12, fPlePla1.1, whole genome shotgun sequence:
- the gpr75 gene encoding probable G-protein coupled receptor 75 — MNTTVTPSDLVDVPRHPSANGTLGNHTPSGWAVIHTATLTFCSLLLVFIFCLGSYGNLVVFLSFFDPAFRKFRTNFDFMILNLSFCDLFICCVTAPMFALVLFLDAGGGAGVSRSFCFAFHLTSSGFIIMSLETVAVIALHRLRMVLGQQPNRTASFPRTLVLTALLWTSSFTMAALLTMRAYPHRDGPCLPHFGLGGGQARVVLYVYLADFAFCVAVVSVSYLMIAQTLRKNAQVRKCPIITVDATCPPPPPPLIAAGFESMQCAVQGPSLYRNQTYNKLQNVQIHSYANRSGHPLVPGAAVGATCCQLVSTVNLATATAKDSKAVVTCVVIVFSVLLCCLPMGVSLAQDVLSPESSFAHYQFELCGFVLIFLKSGINPFVYSRNSAGLRRRVLCCIQWAALGFLCCKQKTRLHAMGKGSLEVNRNKSSHHETNSAYVLSPKPQRRLVDQACGPSHSRDCGGSPRATGTRKPRPPSTSTPINTRIEPYYSIYNSSPSAGPSSPTSLQPVSSQTFAFAKSYVAMHYHTHQDALQDFESTSVQQIPIPSV; from the coding sequence ATGAACACCACTGTTACGCCGTCAGACCTGGTGGATGTGCCGAGACACCCGTCCGCCAATGGCACCCTGGGCAACCACACGCCGTCCGGCTGGGCCGTGATCCACACGGCCACCCTGACCTTCTGCTCCCTGCTCCTGGTCTTCATCTTCTGCCTGGGCTCCTACGGGAACCTCGTGGTGTTCCTGTCCTTCTTCGACCCGGCGTTCCGCAAGTTCCGCACCAACTTCGACTTCATGATCCTCAACCTGTCCTTCTGCGACCTGTTTATTTGCTGCGTGACGGCTCCTATGTTTGCCCTGGTGCTCTTCCTGGACGCGGGCGGCGGGGCCGGCGTGTCGAGGAGCTTCTGCTTTGCCTTCCACCTGACCAGCTCGGGCTTCATCATCATGTCCCTGGAGACGGTGGCTGTCATCGCCCTGCACAGGCTGCGCATGGTTTTGGGGCAGCAGCCCAACCGCACCGCCTCCTTCCCCCGCACGCTGGTCCTCACCGCCCTGCTGTGGACCTCCAGCTTCACCATGGCTGCCCTCCTGACCATGAGAGCGTACCCGCACAGAGACGGGCCCTGCTTGCCCCACTTCGGCCTGGGAGGTGGACAGGCGAGGGTTGTGCTGTACGTCTACCTGGCAGACTTTGCCTTTTGTGTAGCTGTGGTGTCTGTATCCTATCTGATGATCGCGCAAACCCTGAGGAAGAATGCTCAAGTGAGGAAATGCCCCATCATCACAGTAGATGCCACGTGCCCTCCGCCCCCTCCGCCTCTCATTGCAGCAGGCTTCGAGAGCATGCAGTGTGCCGTCCAAGGCCCCTCTCTGTACCGCAACCAGACTTACAACAAACTGCAGAATGTTCAGATACACTCGTACGCCAACCGGAGCGGCCACCCTCTGGTCCCTGGTGCTGCCGTAGGAGCCACCTGCTGTCAGCTGGTGTCTACGGTCAACTTGGCCACAGCCACAGCCAAAGACtccaaggcggtggtcacctgTGTTGTTATAGTGTTCTCTGTGCTGTTGTGCTGCTTGCCGATGGGGGTTTCACTGGCACAGGATGTTTTGTCACCAGAAAGCAGCTTTGCACATTACCAGTTTGAACTGTGCGGTTTtgtgctcatctttctcaagtCGGGCATCAACCCCTTTGTGTACTCGCGCAACAGCGCGGGCCTCCGCCGCCGCGTGCTGTGCTGTATCCAGTGGGCGGCGCTGGGCTTTCTCTGCTGCAAGCAAAAGACTCGTCTGCATGCGATggggaagggcagcctggaagTCAATCGCAATAAATCCTCCCATCATGAAACCAACTCGGCCTACGTGCTGTCTCCCAAGCCACAGAGGAGGCTAGTGGACCAGGCCTGTGGGCCCAGTCACTCCAGGGACTGCGGCGGTAGTCCAAGAGCCACAGGTACTCGCAAACCCCGCCCGCCGAGCACCTCCACACCCATCAACACCCGCATCGAGCCCTACTACAGCATATACAACAGCAGTCCCTCTGCAGGGCCCAGCTCCCCCACCAGCCTGCAGCCTGTCAGCTCTCAGACTTTTGCCTTTGCCAAGTCGTATGTAGCCATGCACTACCACACTCACCAGGACGCACTACAAGACTTTGAGAGCACCTCAGTGCAACAGATTCCCATTCCCTCAGTCTAA